From the genome of Corallococcus macrosporus DSM 14697:
AGCGTCCATCTTCGGCACCACGCTGGGGATGAGCGGCTCGGGCGAGGCCACCTCGGGCGGCCACGGCCTGCACATGCGCGCCATCAACAAGGTGCGGGCGGCGGGCTCCATCGCCAAGGCGGTGGAGGCCGGGGTGATTACCAACGGCATCATGCACGCGTGCGTGGTGCACCAGGTGCCCTTCGTGCTGACGGGCTCCATCCGGGACGACGGGCCGCTGCCGGACGTGGTGACGGACAACCTGGAGGCGCAGGTGGCCATGCGTCAGCACGCGGTGAAGGCCACCATGGCGGTGATGATCGCCACGGCGCTGCACGCCATCGCCACGGGCAACATGCTGCCGGCGTTCGTCACGGAGAGGGACGGCTCGCTGCGGGAGCTGCCCACCATCTGCGTGGACTCGTCCGAGTTCGTGGTGAGCAAGCTGAAGGACCGCGGCACGCACCAGGCCTTCGGCGTGGTGACGAACGCGCAGGACTTCATGCACATCCTGCGGCTCTACGTGGAGCGCGACCTGGCGGCGCGCGGGCTGCCGGTGCCGAAGTAGCGGGCGCCTCCCAGCCGCGGCCGCGAGCCTGGCGCGGGTGGCCAGGCCCGCCTCGGCGCGGAAGCGTCAGAACGACTCTTCCGGCACCTCCATCAGGTCCAGGTTGCCGCGCTCCACCATGTGCGCGGCGTGGGCGACGCCGGGCAGCACCTCGTGGCAGAACCAGCGGGCGCTGGCGAGCTTGCCCACGTAGAAGGCGCGGTCCCCGGGGTTGCTCTGCATGCGCTCCACCGCGACCTCCGCGTGGCGCACCAGCAGCCAGCCGATGACGACCTCCGCCACGGCGGCCAGCACGCGGTTGCCCTGCAGGCCCACGTGGTAGACGGACTCGCCCAGCTTGCCCATCAGCGTGCCGAGCATCGTCTCCAAATCACCCAGGGCCTTGCCCAGCGCGGCGCGCTCGGCCTCCAGCGCCTTGCCCTCGTCGCTGCGCTCGGCCGTCTCGCGAATCTGCGACAGCAGGCCCTGGAGCGTCGCGCCGCCGTCACGCGCCACCTTGCGCATCAGCAGGTCCAGCGCCTGGATGTGCGTGGTGCCCTCGTAGAGCGTGTCGATTTTCTGGTCCCGGATGTACTGCTCCACCGGGTAGTCCTGCAGGTAGCCGGAGCCGCCGTGGACCTGGAGCGACAGCGACAGCAGCTCGTAGGCCTTCTCCGAGCAGTAGCCCTTCACCAGCGGCAGCAGCATGTCGTTGAGCGTGTCCAGCTCACCGGCCTCCGTGGCGCGGTGGCCGCCCTTGCGCTCCACGCCGTCCTGGACGAACGCCGTGTAGAGACAGAGCGCGCGCATGCCCTCCGCGTGGGCCTTCTGCGCCATCAGCATGCGGCGCACGTCGGGGTGGCGGAAGATGGGCACGCGCGGCGCCGTCTTGTCCCGGGCCTGCATCAGGTCCGCGCCCTGGAGGCGGTCCTTGGAGAAGGCCAGCGCGCGGTTGTAGCCGGCGGACAGCGTGGCCATGGACTTCACGCCCACCGCCATGCGCGCCTGCTCGATGATGTAGAACATCTGCCGGATGCCGTCGTGGACCTCGCCCAGCAGCAGGCCCCGGCAGGGCTTCCCGTCGCCGAAGGTCAGCTCACAGGTGACGGAGCCCTTCAGCCCCATCTTCTTCTCCAGCTTGGTGCACACCACGCCGTTGGCTTCACCCAGGCTGCCGTCCTCGTTCACCCAGTACTTGGGCACGACGAACAGCGACAGGCCCTTGGTCCCCGGCGCCGCGCCGTCCGGCCGCGCCAGCACCATGTGGATGATGTTCTCGGACATGTCCGAGTCACCGTTGGTGATGAAGCGCTTCACCCCTTCGATTTCCCAGACCTCGTTGGAGACGCGGCGGGCCTTGGTGCGGGCGGCGCCCACGTCGCTGCCGGCGTCGGGCTCGGTGAGCACCATGGAGCCGCCCCAGCGGCGGTCCAGCATGTGCGGCAGGAAGCGCTGCTTCTGCGCGTCCGTGCCCAGCCGGTCGATGATGCGTGCCAGCAGGTTGCCCAGCGTGTAGAAGGCCAGCGACGCGTTGGCGCCCACCAGCAGCTCGAACGCGGCCCAGCCCAGCGACGGCGGCGCGCCCAGGCCGCCCAGGTGCGGCGGCTGCTCCAAGAGGTGCATGCCCGCGTCGAAGAAGGCGTTCATCGACTTCTTCAGGCCCGGGGGCAGCGTCACCTCGCCGTTCTCCAGCCTGGGCGGGTTGTGCTCCGGCTCCTCGAAGCTGGGCGCCAGCTCGTTGACGCTGAGCTGGACGAACGTCTGGAGCATCTGGCGCGCGGACGTCTCGTCCAGGTCGCCGAAGGGCGCGTGGCCCAGCGAGGCGCGGCCGATATCGAGGAACTCGAAGAGGTTGAACTCGATATCGCGCAGGTTGGGGACGTAGTGGTTCGACGACGACATCTCGGGCTCCTCGCGGGGGTGGGCCCGCGAGGCTAACCCGAGATTGATTCGCGAGTCAGTGACTCTTGAGCTGCAGGGTGGGCACCGCGCCCTCGCCGAGGACGAGGTGCACCTGGCCCACCTTGGACGCGAGGTCCTTGTAGGCCTCCAGCTCCTTGAGGCGCACCAGCAGCGGGTTCTCCGCCAGCACCTTGGCCGTCTGCGCCATGGAGCGGGTGGCGGCCGTCTCCTCGCGCCGGAGGATGACGTTGGCCTCTGCTTCCTTCTGCGCCTGGATGACGCGGTTGAGCAGCTCCTTCATCTCACCCGGCAGGACGACGTCCTTGATGCCGAAGCGCAGCAGCTCCAGGCCCACCGTGTTCGCGCGGTCCTTCACCTGGGTGAAGAGGCCCTCGGCCACGGCCTCGCGCGAGGCGAGGAGTTCATCCAGCGTCCGCTCCGACACGGCCTCGCGGGCCGCGAGCTGCATGGCCAGGTAGAGGACGTCATCCGGGGCGCGGGACACGACGGCGAGCCGGCGCGCGTCCGCGACGCGGAAGGCCGCTGACAGGTTGAGGCGCAGGGTGACGCGGTCCTTCGTCATCACCTCCTGGCCGGTGACGTGGAGCAGGCGCTCGCGCAGGTCGATGACGGCGAGCTGCACCTTGCGCGCGACGGTCCACGCGGCGTGGCGGCCCGAGGGGAGCTCGGCGTCCAGCACGCCGTCCACGTAGCGGAGCACGACGGTGCCCTCGGTGGCGGTGGCCTCCACGTAGTCACTGGCGGGGACCAGGGCGCGCACGTCGTCACGCAGCGGCGCCGTGGCGATGCCCGAGGTGTCCACGCGCTCCACGCGCACCGTGGGCGTGGGCGGCGCGTGGTCGCGGCTGGGGATGCGCTCCACCTGCCACACCTGGTGCAGGCCCCGGCCGAGCCAGCGCACGGGGCGGCCCTTGTGGAAGAGGATGGCGCGCTCGTCCGCGCCGAGCTCCACGACCTGGAGGTCCGCCTCCGGCACGAGGGCCAGGAGCGCCGGGTCGAGCTGGGCGAGCGGCTGCTCGGTGTTGACGCGCACCAGCCGCACGTTGTGGAACGGATAGGCGAGCCAGTACCGGCCGGGGACGAGGTAGCGCTCTGGCTTCTCGTTCACCAGCACGAAGGCCCGTTCATTCTGCCCGACAGTCACACGCATGATGCTCATCGCGCACCTCCTTTCCCCCTCCGGGGAGCTTGAAGAACCGGGACGATTTGGTGCGCGGTGTCGCGCGGGTCCCGGGCACTGCTGAAAAAGTGAGGGCCCCGCCGTTCACGGACGGACGCGCGCGGACTGCATGTCCTGGCCACTTCCTGGCTGCTCGCGCCAACGCGCCGGGCGCATCCGCGGGCGGCGGCAGGGGCTCTCGCTGACAGCGCGAAAGGGGCCTTGTCGCCCTGGCGGAGGGCCGGGCATCGAGGTGGGAGGAGTGGGAAGCGGTGGACCCGCGCTCGCGTCAGCTCGCGGCGAAGCCCTCTGGATTGAACGAAGGAATCGAACCTTCTCCGCAGGATTGGGACCTGTGCTCTACCAGTGAGCGAGTGCAAAACAGGCGCGGCTGGCGCCTGCTTCCATTTGGGCCCGTCGGGGGCCTGGCCGGGCGGGCCGATGCGAGGGAACCACCGCGAGCGATGGACCCGGGGACGCCCTCTCCGGTCCATGGGCGCAACGCACCCACGGCAAGAGCAGGGAGCCCGGGGACAGCCCCGTGGCACCTCTGGATTCCGCCGGGGTGGAGCGACGGGACTCGGGGCGGGAGCTGACAGGAGGGAAGCCCCGAGTGACTCGGTGGCCTGGGCGCGTCAATGGCGTGGAGGCCCGTCGTGGCCCCCAGGGAGGCACGCACCCACGCCGGAGGTGAAGCGGCCGCCGGCCTACGGCCGCGGGGCCGGGCGAACCCAGGGGTGGCTCAGCAGCTGCCGTCTCTGGGCCGGGCTCCAGCCTCGTGCGGCGGCGCGGCTCGGGTGGGCGTTCATGATGTTCAGTTCGCCCGTGTCGCTCAGGAGGTCGGCCGTGCCGTCTGTCTCGACGGAGTGGTAGATGCCGAGGAAGTGCCCCAGCTCGTGCGCGAGGACCTTCGCGTAGGCGTTCAGTGGCCAGGGGGCAGGGCCGCCTCCTCCGAAGGCGTCACAACGCAGGCCGGGCATGAAGACCGCTGACGCGGGGCCGGCGCCCCCTCCCACGCGCGGGGTGAAGCCCTCGACCGGCACCGGCGGCCCGAAGAAGGGGTCGTCGTAGAGGAGGCATCCGGCGAAGACGACATCGACCGTCATGTCCAGCGCGGGCGGCGCGCCGTCGCGCAGGGCGGAGAGGCCGGCGAGCTCCGTCGTCCAGAAGCGCGTCTCCTCGGCGGCGTCCGGGAGCTCGGCGACCGCGTCCAGCGTCACCTCCAGGCCCGCCTCCGCGAGTTCGTCATTCAAGCGCTCCAGGAGTTCACGCTGCCGCTCGGGGTGCCCCTGCAGCATGGAGTGCCGCGACACCAGGAAGCGCAGCGAGAGGCGTCCGCGCTCCGGGATGCGCTCGCGCGGCAGCCAGGCCAGTTGGAGCCGCGGCGCGCCGCCAGTCCTCAGGGGGGTGAGCGTCTCGCACGCCATGAGCCCGAAGCGCACGGTGAAGCCCTCGTGGGACGCGAAGCCCTCGCCGCTGGGGAGCACGAACAGCGCCTCCTCCTGCGCGATGGAGGTGCGCACCTCGCAGCCGGTGCAGTAGGGGCCCGCCTCCCGCTGGCGCACCCAGGCCCGGCCCTGGGCGTCTTCAAGGGAGGCGACCGCGAAGCAGGTGCCCGGCTCGCTCCGGGCCCACAGCGCGACGGACTCTCCAGCGAACGGCGGGATGGACAGGGCCGGCGTGAGCCCGTCCGCGCCGAAGGCGACGGGCTCCGCCGTGAGCCAGGGCGCTCCCCCGTCGGGCGGGGCGCGGGGAGGCGTGTCTCCCCCCGCGCACGCCAGGAGGCTCACGAACGCGAGACAGGTCGCGAAGGCTCGCGTCCGTGAGGGGGTCATCGCATGAACTCGCGCAGCTCGCCGGGCGTCACGAACGCCCCGATGCGCTGCTGGAGGCGGACGTTCGGTTCCCGGGGGAAGTGAGCGGCCAGGACGCGCCGCGCCTCGGGCTGTCCGTGCGCGCGGCCGACCCACTCAATCACGCCCGCGCGCTCCTCCACGTTCGTGGACGTGGCGAGCTTCCGCCCGGCCAGCGCCAGCTCGGCCCCGGTCAGGTCGAGCGCCGCTCCCGGCGCCAGGTGGGCCAGGCTCCGGAGGATGGTGGTGCTCACCCCCGGGCTGGGCTCGCGCTCGAGCTGGGACACGAGGAGCGGCCGGCTGACCTCGGGCGAGAGGCGCCCGAGCGCCTCGGCCGCGCGCCCCCGCAGGGCGGCCGGGCCCGACTTCAGCCGCTCGTCGAGCGCGTCGCGGAACGCGTCGCCCCCGCTGTTGCCAATGGCATCCAGGACGGCGAGCTCCTCCTGGCTGCCCGCGGCGCGCCGCAGCTCGTCGCGCAGCGCCGCGTGCAGTTCGTCGCGCAGCGGGTCGCCGGGCTGGGTGCGGCCAGCCATGCTCCCGAGCCCGAGCAGGCTCACGTTCGCGACCATGGGCGAGTCCGACTCCCGGACCTGGGTGAGCAGCAGCTCCGCCGCGGCCCGGGACGGCTCGCCATGGTCGGCCAGCGCGGACGCCGCCCGGCTGCGGTCGAGCGCCGAGAGGTCCCTGCTGACCAGCGCGTCCGCGAGCACCTGTCGGGACTGCTCGGTGCCCGCGAGCTCGAAGGCCAGGAAGAAGGCGGAGCGCGCCGCCTCGTCAATGGCCCCGCGCCGCAGGTCCGCGAGCAGCAGGGCGC
Proteins encoded in this window:
- a CDS encoding acyl-CoA dehydrogenase, translating into MSSSNHYVPNLRDIEFNLFEFLDIGRASLGHAPFGDLDETSARQMLQTFVQLSVNELAPSFEEPEHNPPRLENGEVTLPPGLKKSMNAFFDAGMHLLEQPPHLGGLGAPPSLGWAAFELLVGANASLAFYTLGNLLARIIDRLGTDAQKQRFLPHMLDRRWGGSMVLTEPDAGSDVGAARTKARRVSNEVWEIEGVKRFITNGDSDMSENIIHMVLARPDGAAPGTKGLSLFVVPKYWVNEDGSLGEANGVVCTKLEKKMGLKGSVTCELTFGDGKPCRGLLLGEVHDGIRQMFYIIEQARMAVGVKSMATLSAGYNRALAFSKDRLQGADLMQARDKTAPRVPIFRHPDVRRMLMAQKAHAEGMRALCLYTAFVQDGVERKGGHRATEAGELDTLNDMLLPLVKGYCSEKAYELLSLSLQVHGGSGYLQDYPVEQYIRDQKIDTLYEGTTHIQALDLLMRKVARDGGATLQGLLSQIRETAERSDEGKALEAERAALGKALGDLETMLGTLMGKLGESVYHVGLQGNRVLAAVAEVVIGWLLVRHAEVAVERMQSNPGDRAFYVGKLASARWFCHEVLPGVAHAAHMVERGNLDLMEVPEESF
- a CDS encoding slipin family protein — protein: MSIMRVTVGQNERAFVLVNEKPERYLVPGRYWLAYPFHNVRLVRVNTEQPLAQLDPALLALVPEADLQVVELGADERAILFHKGRPVRWLGRGLHQVWQVERIPSRDHAPPTPTVRVERVDTSGIATAPLRDDVRALVPASDYVEATATEGTVVLRYVDGVLDAELPSGRHAAWTVARKVQLAVIDLRERLLHVTGQEVMTKDRVTLRLNLSAAFRVADARRLAVVSRAPDDVLYLAMQLAAREAVSERTLDELLASREAVAEGLFTQVKDRANTVGLELLRFGIKDVVLPGEMKELLNRVIQAQKEAEANVILRREETAATRSMAQTAKVLAENPLLVRLKELEAYKDLASKVGQVHLVLGEGAVPTLQLKSH